Proteins encoded in a region of the Thermocaproicibacter melissae genome:
- a CDS encoding MFS transporter produces the protein MFGAGSLFCGLAQNFQSFGFLLAARTVQAIGGGGIMPVATAEFGTIFPKEKQGMALGLVGGVYGVANIFGSSAGSAILDLFGKNNWQFIFYVNVPISLFVIIAGLIYLPNTKVENVKKIDVFGILLLVMMVLSLLYGLKNIDFFNFSQTIRETDVYPFLLAFLALIPIFIFVEKRAEDPAMNLSYFRNMRILVTMAVAIVSGILLMGMVFVPQFAENAMKVPTGDGGYFVIILGLFAGLGAPVSGKLTDRIGAKLVLMGGFLLSIIGSLFVMFVAIPHPSYFSVLTALMFTGLGIGFTMGAPLNYMMLSNTKKEESASALATLSLVRSVGTTVAPAIMVAFLAHAGGNLQGNLMDVLPKEVSVPPLPYSQELTDEFNKMKSDPNYKDKLAGVDMPDLTSMTTVKVSMSGSLEGAIQTLTKKQAQMKAQENTLKANIRDMTQKKKSLETAINGMTSGLNEMNATVAKMQTLKEAVPTAFQQGKQNYLNEIQKRSDKIESVYQSTLNEGFWQIYLTTSIFAAVALLLLLGYREKKGQSQQTESQQVE, from the coding sequence TTGTTCGGAGCCGGTTCGCTTTTCTGCGGCCTGGCGCAGAATTTCCAAAGCTTCGGCTTCCTGCTTGCCGCGCGTACCGTGCAGGCAATCGGCGGAGGCGGAATCATGCCCGTTGCAACCGCTGAGTTTGGGACAATCTTCCCGAAGGAAAAGCAGGGCATGGCGCTCGGGCTCGTCGGTGGAGTGTACGGAGTCGCGAATATTTTCGGCTCCTCGGCCGGCAGCGCAATTCTTGACCTGTTCGGAAAAAACAACTGGCAGTTTATTTTTTATGTGAATGTGCCCATCAGTTTGTTTGTTATCATCGCAGGCCTAATCTATCTGCCCAACACGAAAGTAGAGAATGTCAAGAAGATTGACGTTTTCGGTATTCTCCTGTTGGTTATGATGGTTCTTTCTCTTCTGTATGGCCTGAAAAACATTGACTTCTTTAACTTCTCACAGACCATTCGAGAGACGGACGTTTATCCGTTCCTGCTGGCCTTCCTCGCGCTGATTCCGATTTTTATTTTCGTCGAGAAAAGGGCAGAGGACCCGGCAATGAATCTCAGCTACTTCCGGAATATGCGCATCCTCGTCACCATGGCGGTTGCCATTGTTTCGGGCATTCTTCTCATGGGCATGGTCTTCGTCCCGCAGTTTGCTGAAAACGCGATGAAGGTACCCACGGGTGACGGCGGTTACTTTGTCATCATTCTCGGGCTTTTTGCCGGATTGGGTGCACCGGTTTCGGGCAAACTGACCGACCGCATCGGCGCGAAACTGGTGCTGATGGGCGGCTTCCTGCTGTCGATCATCGGTTCGCTGTTCGTCATGTTCGTTGCGATTCCCCACCCGTCTTACTTTTCCGTCCTGACGGCGCTGATGTTTACGGGCCTCGGCATCGGTTTCACAATGGGCGCGCCGCTGAATTACATGATGCTCTCAAACACCAAGAAGGAAGAATCCGCTTCGGCCCTCGCAACACTATCGCTCGTCCGCTCGGTGGGAACCACCGTGGCGCCCGCAATTATGGTTGCGTTCCTGGCACATGCGGGTGGAAACCTTCAGGGCAATCTTATGGACGTCCTTCCGAAGGAAGTCTCCGTGCCGCCTTTGCCGTATTCGCAGGAGCTGACCGACGAGTTCAACAAGATGAAAAGCGACCCGAACTATAAGGATAAGCTTGCTGGCGTGGATATGCCGGATCTAACATCTATGACAACTGTGAAGGTCAGCATGTCCGGTTCTCTGGAGGGTGCGATTCAGACTCTCACGAAGAAACAGGCACAGATGAAAGCGCAGGAAAATACGCTTAAGGCAAACATCCGTGACATGACGCAGAAGAAAAAATCTCTGGAAACTGCCATCAACGGAATGACAAGCGGCCTGAACGAAATGAACGCAACGGTGGCAAAAATGCAGACCCTCAAAGAGGCAGTGCCAACCGCTTTCCAGCAGGGTAAGCAGAACTATCTTAACGAAATTCAGAAGCGTTCTGACAAAATTGAATCGGTCTACCAGTCAACTCTGAACGAAGGTTTCTGGCAGATTTATCTGACCACGTCCATTTTTGCGGCAGTCGCGCTCCTTCTTCTCTTGGGTTACCGGGAAAAGAAAGGGCAGAGCCAGCAGACCGAAAGTCAGCAGGTAGAATAA
- a CDS encoding NAD(P)/FAD-dependent oxidoreductase — protein sequence MKNYDVIVVGAGPAGIFTALEMDRLAPERKVLVVDSGNAIEHRACPARTTGTCAHCATCSIMNGWAGAGAFSDGKLSLSEEVGGNITDYLPVDTVRSLIQYVDGIYLQYGAPDKVFGRNDKFAEKISYKARRENIRLIPCPVRHMGTEYSYMVLKAMYDYLSSRPNFEFRERTTAKSIVTENGTATGVRLMNKDGKEETVSAQYIVLAPGRGGAEWLNRTANELGLSVTNNEVDIGVRVEVPNAVMDPLTQHLYEAKLVYYSDTFENKVRTFCMNPGGIVSEEHYDTPSGGIAVVNGHSYAEEDRLTENTNFALLVSTRFTEPFNQPIEYGRYIAQLGNMLTGGGIMVQRLGDLLLGRRTDAGRLAKSTTIPTLKTAVPGDLSFVLPHRHLTSIVEALRAFDKLAPGLYSKNTLLYGVEVKFYSSKVTVDNHFETQVKNLYAIGDGAGITRGLMQASVTGVAVARDIAQKI from the coding sequence ATGAAAAACTATGATGTCATTGTCGTAGGTGCCGGCCCGGCCGGTATCTTTACAGCATTGGAAATGGACCGACTCGCACCGGAGCGCAAAGTACTTGTGGTGGATTCGGGCAACGCCATTGAGCATCGCGCCTGCCCCGCACGCACAACAGGGACCTGCGCGCACTGCGCCACCTGCAGCATCATGAACGGCTGGGCCGGCGCGGGAGCATTCTCCGACGGCAAGCTGTCGCTCTCAGAAGAAGTGGGCGGAAACATCACCGACTACCTCCCGGTGGACACAGTGCGCAGCCTGATTCAATATGTGGACGGAATCTACCTGCAATATGGCGCGCCGGACAAAGTTTTCGGCCGAAACGACAAATTCGCCGAAAAAATTTCCTACAAAGCACGGCGGGAAAACATTCGTCTTATTCCCTGCCCCGTGCGCCACATGGGAACGGAATATTCCTACATGGTGCTCAAGGCGATGTATGATTACCTCTCTTCTCGCCCGAACTTTGAGTTCCGCGAGCGCACTACGGCAAAATCCATCGTCACCGAAAACGGAACCGCCACTGGTGTGCGCCTTATGAACAAGGATGGAAAAGAGGAAACCGTTTCCGCACAATACATTGTACTGGCGCCGGGCCGCGGCGGTGCCGAATGGCTCAACCGCACCGCAAACGAACTCGGTCTTTCCGTCACAAACAATGAAGTGGATATCGGCGTACGCGTAGAAGTACCGAACGCCGTTATGGACCCGCTGACGCAGCATCTCTACGAGGCGAAGCTGGTCTATTACTCAGACACATTTGAAAACAAAGTGCGAACCTTCTGCATGAACCCGGGCGGCATTGTGAGTGAGGAGCATTACGACACGCCGAGCGGCGGAATCGCCGTCGTCAATGGCCACTCCTATGCAGAGGAGGACCGTCTAACCGAAAACACGAACTTTGCCCTGCTCGTTTCCACGCGGTTTACCGAACCGTTCAACCAACCTATTGAATACGGCCGCTATATCGCCCAGCTTGGCAATATGCTCACGGGCGGCGGCATCATGGTACAGCGCCTCGGCGACCTTCTGCTCGGCAGGCGCACCGACGCGGGCCGTCTGGCGAAGTCCACTACCATACCGACGCTGAAAACGGCGGTGCCCGGCGACCTTTCGTTTGTTCTGCCCCACCGCCACCTGACAAGCATTGTTGAGGCGCTTCGCGCGTTCGACAAGCTCGCGCCCGGCCTTTACTCGAAAAACACCCTGCTCTACGGCGTGGAAGTGAAGTTCTACTCCTCTAAAGTAACCGTCGACAATCATTTTGAGACACAGGTCAAAAATCTTTACGCCATCGGCGACGGTGCGGGCATTACGCGCGGCCTCATGCAGGCCTCCGTAACCGGCGTCGCGGTTGCGCGCGATATTGCCCAGAAAATATAG
- a CDS encoding HAD family hydrolase, translating to MIEAVIFDMDGLMFGTEQLTRELWDKLGEELGYHNISVIIPETMGVRFNESEPIFKRRFGPDFPFTVFAAEYLRRFTKEIQTHGVPVKEGLYDLLEYLRQEHFICAIASSTVREKVLEYCNKANVTQYFQTFICGDMVEKCKPDPQIYLTTAQVLGIAPSRCMVLEDSPNGCLSAIRAGMKTVMVPDQVQPTEELRAKLAACVPTLRDVIPLLKEEREAQP from the coding sequence ATGATAGAAGCAGTAATTTTTGACATGGACGGCTTGATGTTTGGCACCGAGCAGCTTACGCGCGAGCTGTGGGACAAACTCGGCGAAGAACTCGGTTACCACAACATTTCTGTCATCATACCTGAGACAATGGGCGTGCGTTTCAACGAAAGCGAGCCTATTTTCAAGCGCCGCTTCGGCCCCGACTTTCCGTTCACGGTATTTGCCGCAGAATACCTGCGCCGTTTTACGAAAGAAATTCAAACCCACGGAGTTCCGGTAAAGGAAGGTCTTTACGACCTCTTGGAATATCTGCGGCAGGAACATTTCATCTGCGCGATTGCTTCTTCCACCGTGCGGGAAAAAGTTCTCGAATACTGCAACAAAGCGAATGTCACACAATATTTTCAGACGTTCATCTGCGGCGACATGGTAGAAAAGTGTAAGCCGGACCCGCAGATTTACCTGACTACCGCGCAGGTACTCGGCATTGCGCCGTCCCGCTGCATGGTGCTTGAAGATTCGCCGAACGGCTGCCTCTCCGCAATTCGCGCGGGCATGAAAACCGTCATGGTGCCCGACCAAGTTCAGCCGACAGAGGAACTGCGTGCCAAACTGGCCGCCTGTGTTCCCACCCTGCGCGACGTGATTCCTCTGCTGAAAGAGGAACGGGAGGCACAGCCATAA
- the ilvB gene encoding biosynthetic-type acetolactate synthase large subunit — translation MISGAEIMVKCLEIEGVKTVFGYPGAAICPFYDFLCRSKIEHVLVREEQNAAHEASGYARAAGVPGVCVATSGPGATNLITGIATAYMDSVPLIAITGQVNQWLLGRDVFQEADITGACESFTKHSYLVKNAADLPRIFKEAFHIASTGRPGPVLIDVPTDVQKQMVASFSYPQKAQIPGYKPRTQGHAIQIRKAAEAISKAKRPLLCCGGGVVLAGARTEMIEFAEKTGIPIVSTMMGLGVVPMDSPVYLGMIGMHGHENANRAMHDADLILLCGARVGDRAVSDPQQVSDTTKIVHIDIDPAEIGKNMDVDIPIVGDIRLVLRALAAETDYTAPAEWIEHVKAEKAAFVPKGSPRDDYVEPRSFMRVLSRMMAKNAIFCADVGQNQIWAAKNFNVKEGRFLTSGGLGTMGYALPAAIGAKLAKPHRQVVCVCGDGSFQMSMCELATLKQTGADVKIILMVNERLGMVWELQTKLYDGRHTATTLTGSPDFVKLAEAYGIPATEVSSNAQAELAAKRMLESDGPFLLVCRVDPDEPTL, via the coding sequence GTGATCAGCGGTGCGGAAATTATGGTCAAATGCCTTGAAATCGAAGGCGTGAAAACCGTATTTGGCTACCCGGGTGCAGCCATCTGCCCGTTTTACGATTTTCTCTGCCGTTCCAAAATCGAACATGTTCTCGTGCGCGAGGAGCAGAACGCCGCCCATGAGGCGAGCGGCTACGCCCGCGCGGCAGGAGTGCCGGGCGTATGCGTGGCAACCTCCGGCCCCGGCGCGACCAACCTCATTACCGGAATCGCCACGGCGTACATGGACTCCGTGCCGCTTATTGCCATAACCGGCCAAGTGAACCAATGGCTTCTCGGCCGCGATGTCTTTCAGGAAGCCGACATCACTGGCGCCTGCGAATCCTTTACCAAACACTCCTACCTCGTGAAAAACGCGGCGGACCTTCCGCGTATTTTCAAAGAGGCTTTTCATATTGCCTCCACCGGACGTCCCGGTCCGGTGCTGATTGACGTTCCGACCGATGTGCAGAAGCAGATGGTCGCCTCGTTCAGTTACCCGCAGAAAGCACAGATTCCCGGCTACAAGCCGCGCACGCAGGGTCATGCCATACAGATACGCAAGGCGGCAGAGGCCATTTCCAAGGCAAAGCGTCCGCTTCTGTGCTGCGGCGGCGGCGTTGTTCTCGCCGGGGCGCGCACCGAAATGATAGAATTTGCCGAAAAGACAGGCATCCCGATTGTTTCCACGATGATGGGCCTTGGCGTTGTACCGATGGACAGTCCGGTTTATCTCGGAATGATCGGCATGCACGGCCACGAGAACGCGAACCGCGCCATGCACGACGCGGACCTGATTCTGCTCTGCGGCGCGCGCGTGGGCGACCGAGCGGTCTCCGACCCGCAGCAGGTATCCGACACCACCAAGATTGTGCATATTGATATTGACCCGGCGGAAATCGGCAAGAACATGGATGTCGACATTCCGATTGTGGGCGACATCCGCCTTGTTCTTCGCGCGCTTGCCGCGGAAACGGATTACACGGCTCCCGCCGAATGGATTGAACATGTAAAAGCCGAAAAAGCGGCATTTGTCCCGAAGGGTTCTCCCCGCGACGATTATGTGGAACCGCGCTCATTCATGCGCGTACTCTCCCGCATGATGGCGAAAAACGCCATCTTCTGCGCCGACGTCGGCCAAAACCAAATCTGGGCTGCAAAAAACTTTAATGTAAAGGAAGGCCGTTTTCTCACCTCGGGCGGCCTCGGGACCATGGGCTACGCTCTGCCTGCCGCCATCGGGGCCAAGCTGGCAAAACCGCACCGGCAGGTCGTCTGCGTTTGCGGCGACGGCTCCTTCCAAATGTCGATGTGCGAGCTTGCCACGCTGAAGCAGACCGGCGCAGACGTAAAGATTATCCTCATGGTGAACGAGCGTCTCGGCATGGTGTGGGAGCTTCAGACAAAGCTCTATGACGGCCGCCACACCGCGACCACGCTCACCGGCAGTCCGGACTTTGTGAAGCTCGCCGAAGCCTACGGGATTCCTGCGACGGAGGTCTCAAGCAATGCGCAGGCCGAGCTTGCCGCAAAGCGCATGCTGGAATCGGACGGCCCGTTCCTTCTCGTCTGCCGTGTTGACCCGGACGAACCGACTCTGTAA
- a CDS encoding DUF975 family protein, whose protein sequence is MWDRSILKSNARLALSGSKYWTAFAACVVAALISNIFTIILGFVINNMSHVSYSYNYGPNNYGYSIDFTDALRSPEVKWLSLLEILVTILVVFPLSVGLSRFFVHNRFGDTKFETLFSSFKHGYGNSVGTMFVTYLITVLWSMLFVIPGIIKSLQYWLVPFLLSDNPNMSGSRARQLSRMMTDGEKGAIFVLYLSFIGWFFLAAIVIEIVGALCGPISMLAATVITSFVTAYVQATFAELYIFLRDRAIQCGMVRPEELGLAPQA, encoded by the coding sequence ATGTGGGACAGATCAATTTTGAAAAGTAACGCGCGTCTTGCCCTTTCGGGCAGCAAATACTGGACGGCGTTTGCTGCATGCGTTGTTGCCGCGCTCATCAGCAACATCTTCACTATTATTTTAGGATTTGTGATTAACAACATGTCTCATGTCAGCTATAGTTACAACTATGGTCCTAATAACTATGGCTACAGTATCGACTTCACAGACGCACTTCGTTCGCCCGAAGTTAAATGGTTAAGCCTTCTTGAAATTCTGGTTACAATATTGGTAGTTTTTCCGCTTTCCGTAGGTCTTTCCCGTTTCTTTGTACATAACCGCTTCGGCGACACAAAATTTGAAACACTGTTCAGCAGTTTCAAACATGGTTACGGCAACTCCGTGGGAACGATGTTTGTAACGTATTTGATCACCGTCCTGTGGAGCATGCTTTTCGTCATACCGGGCATCATTAAGTCCCTTCAGTACTGGCTGGTTCCGTTCCTTCTTTCGGATAATCCCAATATGTCCGGATCACGTGCACGGCAGCTCAGTCGCATGATGACCGACGGTGAAAAAGGCGCCATTTTCGTGCTGTATCTTTCCTTTATCGGATGGTTTTTTCTCGCTGCTATCGTAATCGAGATTGTCGGCGCGCTGTGTGGGCCAATCTCTATGCTTGCCGCTACTGTGATTACTTCGTTTGTCACGGCTTACGTGCAGGCAACTTTCGCCGAACTTTACATTTTTCTGCGTGACCGCGCCATTCAGTGCGGCATGGTGCGACCTGAAGAACTCGGTTTGGCGCCTCAAGCATAA
- the ilvC gene encoding ketol-acid reductoisomerase, whose protein sequence is MPKIYYQADCDINVLKGKKVAIIGYGSQGHAHALNLRDSGVDVIVGLYEGSKSKAKAEAQGLKVLTVPEATKAADVIMVLIPDERQADVYKTEIAPYLTEGKALAFAHGFNIHYKQIIPPKNIDVFMIAPKGPGHTVRSEYVEGRGVPSLIAVEQDYTGHALEIGLAYGAALGAARAALMETTFKIETETDLFGEQCVLCGGVTALMKAGFETLVEAGYAPENAYFECIHEMKLIVDLIYRGGFSFMRYSVSDTAEFGDYETGKRIITEETRKEMRKVLAEIQDGTFASKWIAENKNGRAHFNACRRMEAEQQLEIVGKELRKMYTWNDQPFDEDR, encoded by the coding sequence ATGCCAAAGATCTATTACCAGGCTGACTGCGACATCAACGTCCTGAAAGGAAAGAAAGTCGCGATTATCGGCTACGGCAGCCAGGGACACGCTCATGCGCTGAACCTGCGTGACAGTGGTGTTGACGTGATCGTGGGCCTTTACGAGGGCAGCAAGAGCAAGGCGAAAGCCGAAGCACAGGGCTTGAAAGTGCTTACCGTTCCGGAAGCGACAAAAGCCGCTGACGTTATTATGGTGCTGATTCCCGACGAGCGCCAGGCAGATGTCTACAAGACAGAAATTGCCCCCTACCTTACCGAAGGCAAAGCGCTCGCGTTTGCACACGGCTTCAACATCCACTACAAACAGATCATTCCGCCAAAAAACATTGATGTTTTCATGATTGCCCCGAAGGGCCCGGGCCACACGGTACGCAGCGAATATGTGGAAGGCAGAGGCGTTCCGAGCCTCATCGCCGTGGAGCAGGACTACACCGGCCACGCGCTGGAAATCGGCCTCGCCTACGGCGCAGCTCTGGGCGCAGCTCGTGCGGCATTGATGGAAACAACCTTCAAGATTGAGACCGAAACCGACCTCTTCGGCGAACAATGCGTGCTCTGCGGCGGCGTAACTGCCCTGATGAAGGCCGGCTTTGAAACGCTGGTAGAAGCGGGCTATGCACCGGAAAACGCGTATTTCGAGTGCATCCATGAGATGAAGCTGATTGTCGACCTCATTTACCGCGGCGGCTTCTCCTTCATGCGCTATTCCGTTTCCGACACCGCAGAGTTCGGCGACTATGAGACCGGCAAGCGCATCATCACCGAAGAAACCCGCAAAGAAATGAGGAAGGTTCTCGCCGAGATTCAGGACGGCACCTTCGCTTCTAAGTGGATTGCCGAAAACAAGAACGGCCGCGCTCACTTCAACGCCTGCAGGCGCATGGAAGCCGAGCAGCAGCTGGAAATCGTCGGCAAAGAGCTCCGCAAGATGTACACATGGAACGACCAACCGTTTGACGAAGACCGCTGA
- a CDS encoding YaiI/YqxD family protein, translating to MKILVDADACPVKEIIVREAKHRNIPVIMLIDTSHELNDGYSTVITVDQGHDSADIRLVNLIQPGDIVVTQDYGVAAMSLGKGAKALNQNGLIYSADNIDRLLFERALGQKIRRAGGKFGKNRRRTKSDDEAFRTAFLHLLDEEIGKGATK from the coding sequence ATAAAAATCCTTGTGGACGCAGACGCCTGCCCGGTAAAAGAAATCATCGTGCGGGAGGCAAAGCATCGGAACATCCCCGTGATTATGCTCATCGACACAAGCCATGAGCTGAACGACGGATACAGCACCGTCATCACCGTGGACCAAGGGCACGACAGCGCCGATATCCGCCTTGTCAACCTGATTCAGCCCGGCGACATCGTGGTGACGCAGGATTACGGCGTGGCGGCGATGTCGCTCGGCAAGGGCGCAAAGGCGCTGAACCAGAACGGACTGATTTACAGCGCAGACAACATCGACCGTCTGCTGTTTGAACGGGCGCTCGGGCAGAAGATTCGCCGGGCGGGCGGAAAATTCGGAAAGAACCGCAGACGTACCAAATCCGATGACGAAGCATTCCGAACCGCATTTCTCCATTTGCTTGACGAGGAAATTGGGAAAGGAGCAACGAAATGA
- the trxA gene encoding thioredoxin: MAVTSLNTENFDSTISGSKLPVLVDFWASWCGPCRMLSPIVDEIGNESDGRYKVCKVNVDESPELAERFNVMSIPTLLVFKDGEVVESSVGLCSKQDILRMLES; this comes from the coding sequence ATGGCTGTAACGTCATTGAACACGGAAAATTTTGATTCAACGATCTCCGGCTCCAAGCTGCCGGTTCTGGTGGACTTTTGGGCATCTTGGTGCGGCCCGTGCCGTATGCTCTCCCCGATTGTGGACGAAATCGGGAATGAAAGCGACGGGCGCTACAAGGTCTGCAAAGTAAATGTTGATGAATCACCCGAGCTAGCCGAACGTTTCAACGTCATGTCGATTCCGACTCTTTTGGTTTTTAAGGACGGAGAAGTTGTTGAGTCTTCGGTGGGCCTCTGCAGCAAGCAGGATATTCTGCGCATGCTGGAGTCCTAA
- the ilvN gene encoding acetolactate synthase small subunit produces the protein MKHTLSVLVENQPGVLSKVAGLFSRRGFNIDSLAVGVTQDADISRMTIVVDGDEHIVEQVEKQLNKLIPVIKVKVLEPGMFLSSEHALIKVTCRAKQHAEIMNIAELLHASIVDVSPASLTLEITGSEDRLNTLIGLLKPYGIKEVVRSGALAIEKGASTALKQNAKA, from the coding sequence ATGAAACACACACTTTCCGTTCTCGTGGAAAATCAGCCGGGTGTCCTCTCCAAGGTAGCCGGACTGTTCTCCCGCAGAGGATTTAACATTGACAGCCTCGCCGTCGGCGTCACGCAGGACGCTGACATCTCCCGCATGACGATTGTGGTCGACGGCGATGAACATATTGTTGAGCAAGTGGAAAAGCAGCTGAACAAGCTGATTCCGGTCATTAAGGTTAAGGTGCTGGAACCGGGAATGTTCCTGAGCAGCGAACACGCACTCATCAAGGTCACCTGCCGGGCAAAGCAGCACGCCGAAATTATGAACATCGCCGAGCTGCTTCACGCGTCCATTGTGGATGTCTCCCCCGCTTCCCTCACGCTGGAGATTACCGGCAGTGAAGACCGTTTGAACACGCTTATCGGTCTGCTCAAACCTTACGGCATCAAAGAGGTCGTGCGCTCCGGCGCGCTCGCCATTGAAAAAGGTGCCTCAACCGCGCTCAAACAAAACGCCAAAGCATAG
- a CDS encoding TrmB family transcriptional regulator — protein sequence MDASMLLMRFGLTNQEARVYCTLCAEGEMTGYEVAKATGISRSNVYTALAGLVEKGAAYLSAENVTRYMPVPAKEFCDSRISALQRDRDELIRVLPARVEDSEGYLTIVGETNILARMRAMITGAQMRIYASMSAQIMERVRPELEDALARGLKVVLITEKSFALEGAVVWYSEKKQRQIRLIVDSSCVLTGDLDDGEYSTCLYSRKKNLTDLFKEDLKNEIRLIQLTEGREE from the coding sequence ATGGATGCATCTATGCTTTTAATGCGCTTTGGCCTCACAAACCAAGAGGCGCGTGTCTACTGCACCCTCTGTGCGGAGGGTGAGATGACCGGCTATGAGGTGGCAAAGGCCACGGGAATTTCCCGCTCCAATGTTTACACCGCTTTGGCGGGTCTTGTGGAAAAAGGCGCCGCGTACCTTTCGGCGGAAAACGTGACGCGCTATATGCCTGTTCCCGCCAAAGAATTTTGCGACAGCCGAATTTCGGCGCTCCAGCGGGACAGGGACGAGCTGATTCGCGTGCTTCCCGCGCGTGTGGAAGACAGCGAAGGCTACTTGACGATTGTGGGCGAGACGAATATTCTGGCGCGGATGCGCGCCATGATTACCGGGGCACAGATGAGAATTTATGCCTCGATGTCTGCGCAAATTATGGAACGGGTGCGCCCCGAACTGGAAGACGCGCTCGCGCGCGGCCTCAAAGTAGTGCTCATCACCGAGAAATCGTTCGCGCTCGAGGGCGCTGTCGTGTGGTATTCCGAGAAGAAACAGCGGCAAATTCGCCTAATCGTGGACTCTTCCTGCGTGCTGACCGGAGATCTGGACGACGGGGAGTATTCCACTTGCCTATATTCGCGGAAGAAGAACCTGACCGATTTGTTTAAGGAAGATTTGAAAAATGAAATCCGGCTGATTCAGCTAACGGAAGGAAGAGAAGAATGA
- a CDS encoding diaminopimelate decarboxylase: MSDFFVSHEKLKEIAEKYPTPFYLYDEKGIRENAKKVKRAFAWNPGYREYFAVKATPNPYILEIMKDEGFGTDCSSLTELMLSDAVGFHGEEIMFSSNETPDEDFLLAHKLGATINLDDFTHIEILNRLCGIPETISCRYNPGGVFQASNAIMDNPGDAKYGFTREQLFVGFRRLQQLGAKHFGIHAFLASNTTGNEYYPVLAKQLFQLAVELHRETGAHIAFVNLSGGVGVPYRPGQKPADILRIGREVRKVYEEVLVPEGMGDVKIFTEMGRFMMAPYGCLVARAIREKHIYKEYIGLDACAANLMRPAMYGAYHRITVSGKENLPCDHKYDIVGGLCENNDKFAIDRMLPKIEMGDLIVIHDAGAHGHSMGYNYNGKLRSAELLLKEDGSVKLIRRAETPADYFATLDYPGLPKR, translated from the coding sequence ATGAGCGATTTTTTTGTTTCCCATGAAAAGCTAAAGGAGATTGCGGAGAAGTATCCTACCCCGTTTTACCTGTATGACGAAAAAGGAATCCGCGAGAACGCAAAAAAAGTGAAGAGGGCATTTGCGTGGAACCCGGGTTACCGCGAATACTTTGCCGTCAAGGCTACGCCGAACCCGTACATTTTGGAGATTATGAAGGACGAGGGGTTCGGAACGGACTGCTCCTCGCTGACGGAGCTGATGCTTTCCGACGCGGTGGGTTTTCACGGGGAAGAAATCATGTTTTCTTCCAACGAAACGCCCGATGAAGATTTTCTGCTTGCGCACAAGCTCGGCGCTACCATCAATCTCGACGACTTCACGCATATTGAGATTCTGAACCGCCTCTGCGGAATCCCGGAGACCATCAGCTGCCGCTACAACCCCGGCGGGGTGTTTCAGGCCAGCAACGCCATTATGGACAACCCCGGCGACGCAAAGTACGGCTTTACCCGCGAGCAGTTGTTTGTGGGCTTCCGTCGCCTGCAGCAGCTTGGCGCGAAACATTTCGGCATCCACGCATTTCTCGCCAGCAACACAACGGGCAACGAATATTACCCGGTGCTTGCCAAACAGCTGTTCCAGCTTGCCGTGGAGCTGCACCGCGAAACCGGCGCGCACATCGCGTTCGTCAACCTTTCGGGCGGCGTAGGGGTTCCTTACCGCCCCGGGCAGAAGCCCGCCGACATCCTCCGCATCGGCAGGGAAGTGCGCAAGGTCTATGAGGAAGTCCTTGTGCCGGAAGGCATGGGCGACGTGAAAATCTTCACCGAAATGGGCCGCTTCATGATGGCGCCATACGGCTGTCTGGTTGCCAGAGCCATCCGCGAAAAGCATATTTATAAAGAGTACATCGGTCTGGATGCCTGCGCTGCCAACCTGATGCGCCCGGCGATGTACGGTGCTTACCACCGCATTACGGTCAGCGGCAAGGAGAATCTTCCCTGCGACCACAAGTATGACATTGTGGGCGGGCTGTGTGAAAACAACGATAAGTTTGCCATCGACCGCATGCTGCCGAAAATTGAAATGGGCGACCTTATCGTGATCCATGACGCGGGTGCGCATGGGCACTCCATGGGCTACAATTACAACGGCAAGCTGCGCTCCGCCGAACTGCTGCTGAAGGAAGATGGTTCCGTGAAGCTCATCCGCCGTGCCGAAACTCCGGCCGATTATTTTGCAACCCTGGATTATCCGGGACTGCCGAAGAGATAA